Genomic window (Candidatus Hydrogenedentota bacterium):
GATACTTGGCGCGGTGTACGATGCCATCGACATCGTGTACTGGGATGGACTTGCGGGCATTGCCGAGGAAAACCTCATTTGCGGCGTACTTCAGCGCATGGCCTTGTGTTACTTGGCAACGGGGTTGCTGCTGTGTGTGTTCGAGTGGCGAGGGCTCCTGGCAACTGGAATTGCCATGCTGGCCTGCTACTGGGCAGCGCTGACCTTCATTCCCGCGCCGGGAGAAGCCCAAGTCGTATTCGAGCGCGGCAACAACATCATCCACTACATCGACAAGATGATTCCGCCCTACTACGGCACCGATCCCGAGAGTCTCATGACCACGTTCCCGGCCATTGTGTCGTGCATATTGGGCGCGCTGACGGCAATATTCCTGCGGGAGACGGACCTTTCCGAGGACCAGCAAGCACAACGGTTGTTGCTGGTGGGCGTAGCGATGGTCGTCATCGGTTACCTGTGGGGCCTCCAAATTCCCATCATCAAGCGCCTGTGGACGCCTTCGTATGTATTTGTGGCCGGTGGCTATAGCTTGATGCTGTTGGGCGCCTTCATCTGGATGATTGACGTAAAAGAATGGCAGTGGTGGATTCCACCCTTCTTGTGGATTGGCTCGAACTCCATCGCAATCTACTTCTTCGACAACCTCACGAACTTCGATGGTTGGGCAAATCTCCTTCTGGGTAAAGACGCATTGGCGCCTGGAATGCAGGCCGCACTTGCCCTGTTTGGGTTGCTGCTCTCCATTGGCTTTGTCTACGTATTAAACAAGAAGAAGATCTACATTCGCGTGTGATCGCGAATCGCTGGTCTCTCTCTAGAGGACGTTCTACTATATAG
Coding sequences:
- a CDS encoding heparan-alpha-glucosaminide N-acetyltransferase domain-containing protein, whose translation is MTIPKPVAPPPQSSRLVALDVLRGFDMFWIIGADAIGQALMKSTGGENAPAPIKFVADQLEHVSWEGFHFYDLIFPLFVFMVGMSSVFSLTKIIEKHGKASAIKRIARRAALLLILGAVYDAIDIVYWDGLAGIAEENLICGVLQRMALCYLATGLLLCVFEWRGLLATGIAMLACYWAALTFIPAPGEAQVVFERGNNIIHYIDKMIPPYYGTDPESLMTTFPAIVSCILGALTAIFLRETDLSEDQQAQRLLLVGVAMVVIGYLWGLQIPIIKRLWTPSYVFVAGGYSLMLLGAFIWMIDVKEWQWWIPPFLWIGSNSIAIYFFDNLTNFDGWANLLLGKDALAPGMQAALALFGLLLSIGFVYVLNKKKIYIRV